A portion of the Chromobacterium sp. IIBBL 290-4 genome contains these proteins:
- a CDS encoding DUF4434 domain-containing protein codes for MKTWIAILLLALALPAQAMRAVFYQPQLRDQAVAASEWPGIFNALRQQGFDAVVWQWTRHGAAFADGEERSWLLARMSEARAAGLAQIVGLAADPDFFQKQQAGKETLAPYLQALRRQDASQAAGLLHQLGVEAIQGWYLPAEADDRNWRETDRQALLTDYLRQTREDLSALLPRPVYISAFFNGNAAPDAFGRLLDGIAASGVKVWLQDGAGASRLSAPERALYLDALAACGQPRVAGIVHELFLDQGHGEAFSPSRPPAAQAAASLAAAPCPNLNQLWFSLRYLPGVGEKLPL; via the coding sequence GTGAAAACCTGGATCGCGATTCTGCTGCTGGCGCTGGCCCTGCCCGCCCAGGCCATGCGCGCCGTCTTCTACCAGCCGCAATTGCGCGACCAAGCCGTGGCCGCGTCCGAATGGCCCGGCATCTTCAATGCCTTGCGGCAGCAAGGTTTCGACGCCGTGGTCTGGCAATGGACTCGCCATGGCGCGGCGTTTGCCGATGGCGAAGAGCGGAGCTGGCTGCTGGCGCGGATGAGCGAAGCGCGTGCCGCCGGACTGGCGCAGATCGTCGGTCTGGCGGCGGACCCGGATTTTTTCCAAAAACAGCAGGCCGGCAAGGAAACGCTGGCGCCTTATCTGCAAGCGCTGAGACGGCAAGACGCCAGCCAAGCCGCAGGCCTGCTGCATCAACTGGGCGTGGAGGCGATACAAGGCTGGTATTTGCCCGCCGAAGCGGATGACCGCAATTGGCGCGAGACGGACAGGCAGGCGCTGCTGACTGACTACTTGCGCCAAACGCGCGAGGATTTGTCCGCCTTGCTGCCGCGGCCGGTCTACATCAGCGCCTTTTTCAATGGCAATGCCGCGCCGGACGCTTTTGGCCGCTTGCTGGACGGCATCGCCGCCAGCGGCGTCAAGGTTTGGCTGCAGGACGGCGCCGGGGCCAGCCGCCTGAGCGCGCCGGAGCGCGCGCTGTATCTGGATGCCCTCGCTGCTTGCGGCCAGCCGCGCGTCGCCGGCATCGTGCATGAGCTGTTCCTGGACCAGGGACACGGCGAAGCGTTTTCCCCTTCCCGGCCGCCAGCCGCGCAAGCCGCCGCCAGCCTGGCGGCAGCGCCTTGCCCAAACCTCAATCAGCTATGGTTTTCCCTGCGCTACCTGCCCGGCGTGGGCGAAAAACTGCCGCTTTGA